A genome region from Streptomyces sp. S4.7 includes the following:
- a CDS encoding SRPBCC domain-containing protein has protein sequence MEHEVFIPVPAETLREALRDHARVARCVPGLQQDADESARPLSGRLKVRVGGHTITYRGALTLTERAGAFTAKGEGSEIRGTGSAGLNVRVRLREEAGGTTVSFTATSTSEGRLAEIAPTTTEATARRLLDRFTTALGASGGVAQDESAGGTAGADGSAAADAADAAGSDRDDTASGPTRGAKPGGATGGGAGSDGDSAAQAAPSGADGGAGREAPAAGTADAAGAGGSGARAADGDGSDRGARASGATPGAKPQGAGAAGSGDAGDEAGGAAGAAGQGGGGTAAGAADDAGQAPQGAGAGDPDGESGAQAPDASGDEAGVPDPDAPGDDASGARTPDDSDDESGVPDPDAPGVPDSGEFDAPVPPSALDASVEFGVTASGEGDFLVPLDPPAEAAHARRTMIGRSAEEVDHAPPRGRYAPERAPDTGGAGAALRWVGPAAALAIAGAVVVGRALRRRR, from the coding sequence ATGGAGCATGAGGTGTTCATTCCGGTTCCGGCTGAGACCCTCCGCGAGGCGCTGCGGGATCACGCCCGCGTCGCGCGCTGCGTCCCCGGACTCCAACAGGACGCGGACGAATCGGCGCGCCCCCTCTCGGGCCGCCTGAAGGTCCGCGTCGGCGGCCACACGATCACGTACCGCGGCGCGCTGACGCTCACGGAACGGGCGGGGGCCTTCACGGCGAAGGGCGAGGGTTCGGAGATCCGCGGTACGGGCTCCGCCGGGCTGAACGTCCGCGTCCGGCTGCGGGAGGAGGCCGGCGGCACGACGGTGTCCTTCACGGCGACGTCGACGTCGGAGGGGCGCCTGGCGGAGATCGCCCCCACGACGACCGAGGCGACGGCCCGCAGACTGCTGGACCGCTTCACGACCGCGCTGGGTGCCTCCGGCGGGGTGGCGCAGGACGAGTCCGCCGGGGGCACAGCCGGTGCCGATGGGTCTGCCGCCGCCGATGCGGCTGACGCGGCCGGCTCGGACCGGGATGACACGGCTTCGGGGCCGACGCGCGGCGCGAAGCCGGGCGGGGCGACTGGTGGGGGCGCGGGTTCGGACGGCGACTCGGCCGCGCAGGCCGCACCCTCCGGTGCTGACGGCGGGGCGGGCCGGGAGGCGCCTGCCGCGGGCACGGCCGATGCCGCCGGTGCGGGTGGGTCCGGTGCCCGTGCCGCCGACGGGGACGGCTCGGACCGAGGCGCGAGGGCCTCGGGGGCCACTCCCGGCGCGAAGCCGCAGGGCGCCGGGGCGGCGGGTTCGGGGGATGCGGGCGACGAGGCCGGTGGGGCGGCCGGCGCTGCCGGGCAGGGCGGGGGCGGAACGGCTGCGGGTGCCGCTGACGATGCCGGTCAGGCGCCGCAGGGCGCCGGGGCGGGCGACCCGGACGGCGAATCCGGCGCGCAGGCCCCGGACGCTTCCGGCGACGAGGCCGGCGTACCCGACCCGGACGCCCCCGGCGACGACGCCTCCGGCGCGCGGACCCCGGACGACTCCGACGACGAATCCGGCGTACCCGACCCGGACGCCCCCGGCGTACCCGATTCCGGGGAGTTCGACGCCCCCGTGCCGCCCTCCGCGCTCGACGCGTCCGTCGAGTTCGGGGTCACCGCCTCCGGGGAAGGGGACTTCCTCGTACCGCTCGATCCGCCCGCCGAGGCCGCGCACGCGCGGCGGACCATGATCGGGCGCAGTGCCGAGGAGGTCGACCACGCGCCGCCGCGTGGGCGTTACGCGCCCGAGCGTGCTCCCGACACCGGGGGCGCCGGGGCCGCGCTGCGGTGGGTGGGGCCGGCCGCCGCGCTCGCCATCGCCGGGGCCGTCGTCGTCGGGCGCGCGCTGCGGCGCAGGCGTTGA
- a CDS encoding aldose 1-epimerase, translating into MSTDTDQKREIRLAAGDAELTIHPTNGCRLASLRAGGTELLRQGDRYGCFPMVPWAGRVGLGRFRNGGETHQLPLNSPPHAIHGTGRDTSWRTARKGGSEAAFTYELADPWPYTGRVTQLFELTGDSLTLTLGVETYDDSFPAQAGWHPWFLRHLDGSTADEDAVRLDFSPAWQEERGEDHLPTGRRVEPRPGPWDDCFAMPDGVDATLTWPGRLELKVTSTAEWAVVYDEQAEAVCVEPQTGPPNGLNTAPRLVTPIDPLEIRATWSWRRL; encoded by the coding sequence GTGAGTACGGACACGGACCAGAAGCGCGAGATCCGACTGGCGGCCGGCGACGCCGAGTTGACCATCCATCCGACGAACGGCTGCCGCCTGGCGAGCCTGCGCGCCGGCGGTACCGAACTGCTGCGCCAGGGCGACCGGTACGGCTGCTTCCCGATGGTGCCCTGGGCCGGACGGGTCGGGCTCGGACGGTTCCGCAACGGCGGCGAGACCCACCAACTGCCCCTCAACTCCCCGCCGCACGCCATCCACGGCACCGGACGCGACACCTCCTGGCGCACGGCGCGCAAGGGCGGGAGCGAGGCGGCGTTCACCTACGAGCTGGCCGACCCGTGGCCGTACACCGGCCGGGTCACCCAGCTCTTCGAACTCACCGGGGACTCGCTCACGCTGACGCTGGGCGTCGAGACGTACGACGACTCCTTTCCCGCCCAGGCGGGCTGGCACCCGTGGTTCCTGCGCCACCTCGACGGCTCCACGGCCGACGAGGACGCCGTACGTCTCGACTTCTCCCCCGCGTGGCAGGAGGAGCGCGGCGAGGACCACCTGCCCACCGGCCGCCGTGTCGAGCCGCGCCCCGGCCCCTGGGACGACTGCTTCGCGATGCCCGACGGCGTCGACGCGACGCTGACCTGGCCGGGCCGGCTCGAACTGAAGGTCACCAGCACCGCCGAGTGGGCGGTCGTCTACGACGAGCAGGCCGAGGCGGTCTGCGTGGAGCCGCAGACCGGCCCGCCGAACGGGCTCAACACGGCGCCGCGCCTGGTCACCCCCATCGACCCCCTGGAGATCAGGGCCACCTGGAGCTGGCGCCGGCTCTGA
- the pyrE gene encoding orotate phosphoribosyltransferase, with amino-acid sequence MTDVRAELLQQIKDKAVVHGKVTLSSGIEADWYIDLRRTTLDGQAAPLVGRVMLDTAAAAGLDYDCVGGLTLGADPVATSMLHASAARGERLDAFVVRKQGKAHGMQRRIEGTDVKGRRCLVVEDVSTTGGSPLTAVEAVREAGGEVVAVAVIVDRGAAGAVEAAGLRYVSAYTLDDLGLA; translated from the coding sequence ATGACTGACGTACGCGCTGAGCTGCTCCAGCAGATCAAGGACAAGGCCGTCGTGCACGGCAAAGTGACCCTCTCGTCCGGCATCGAGGCCGACTGGTACATCGATCTGCGCCGCACCACGCTGGACGGGCAGGCCGCGCCGCTGGTCGGCCGGGTCATGCTCGACACCGCCGCGGCCGCCGGTCTCGACTACGACTGCGTGGGCGGGCTGACGCTCGGCGCGGACCCCGTCGCCACCTCGATGCTGCACGCGTCCGCGGCGCGCGGCGAGCGCCTGGACGCGTTCGTCGTGCGCAAGCAGGGCAAGGCCCACGGCATGCAGCGGCGCATCGAGGGCACGGACGTGAAGGGCCGCCGCTGTCTGGTCGTGGAGGACGTGTCGACGACCGGAGGGTCCCCGCTGACCGCGGTCGAGGCGGTACGTGAGGCGGGCGGCGAGGTCGTCGCCGTGGCGGTGATCGTCGACCGCGGGGCCGCCGGCGCCGTCGAGGCCGCGGGCCTGCGTTACGTCAGCGCGTACACCCTGGACGACCTCGGCCTGGCCTGA
- the fbaA gene encoding class II fructose-bisphosphate aldolase: MPIATPEVYAEMLDRAKAGKFAYPAINVTSSQTLHAALRGFAEAESDGIIQMSTGGAEFLGGQHNKDMVTGAVALAEFAHIVAAKYDVTVALHTDHCPKDKLDTYVRPLLDVSAERVKAGRNPLFQSHMWDGSAETLADNLDIGEELLARAAAAKIILEVEITPTGGEEDGVTHEINDSLYTTVDDALRTAEALGLGDKGRYLLAASFGNVHGVYKPGNVVLRPELLKDLQDGVAAKYGKPAGSQPFDFVFHGGSGSSAEEIATALENGVVKMNLDTDTQYAFTRPVADHMFRNYDGVLKVDGEVGSKKTYDPRTWGKLAEAGMATRVTEACAALRSTGTRLK, encoded by the coding sequence ATGCCCATCGCAACCCCCGAGGTCTACGCCGAGATGCTCGACCGGGCGAAGGCAGGCAAGTTCGCCTACCCGGCCATCAACGTGACCTCGTCCCAGACCCTGCACGCCGCGCTGCGCGGCTTCGCGGAGGCCGAGAGCGACGGCATCATCCAGATGTCGACCGGTGGTGCGGAGTTCCTCGGCGGCCAGCACAACAAGGACATGGTGACCGGCGCGGTCGCGCTCGCGGAGTTCGCGCACATCGTGGCCGCCAAGTACGACGTCACGGTCGCCCTGCACACCGACCACTGTCCCAAGGACAAGCTGGACACGTACGTGCGTCCGCTGCTCGACGTCTCCGCCGAGCGCGTCAAGGCCGGCCGCAACCCGCTCTTCCAGTCGCACATGTGGGACGGCTCCGCCGAGACCCTGGCCGACAACCTCGACATCGGCGAGGAGCTGCTCGCCAGGGCCGCCGCCGCGAAGATCATCCTTGAGGTCGAGATCACCCCGACCGGCGGCGAGGAGGACGGTGTCACGCACGAGATCAACGACTCCCTCTACACGACCGTCGACGACGCGCTGCGCACCGCCGAGGCGCTGGGCCTGGGCGACAAGGGCCGCTACCTGCTGGCCGCGTCCTTCGGCAATGTGCACGGCGTCTACAAGCCGGGCAACGTCGTGCTCCGTCCCGAGCTGCTGAAGGACCTTCAGGACGGCGTGGCCGCCAAGTACGGCAAGCCGGCCGGCAGCCAGCCCTTCGACTTCGTCTTCCACGGCGGCTCCGGCTCCTCCGCCGAGGAGATCGCGACGGCGCTGGAGAACGGTGTCGTGAAGATGAACCTGGACACCGACACCCAGTACGCCTTCACACGGCCCGTCGCCGACCACATGTTCCGCAACTACGACGGTGTGCTGAAGGTCGACGGCGAGGTCGGCTCCAAGAAGACCTACGACCCGCGCACCTGGGGCAAGCTGGCCGAGGCGGGCATGGCGACGCGCGTGACCGAGGCGTGCGCGGCGCTGCGTTCGACCGGTACGCGGCTCAAGTAA
- a CDS encoding aminotransferase class I/II-fold pyridoxal phosphate-dependent enzyme, with the protein MGYDFDTPVDRRGTWSVQWDGVADRFGVDGLLPFTISDMDFASAPEVLAALRSRLAHGVLGYTNWRHGDFLSALRHWFTTRYDTELDTDRVVYAPSVLNQVSQLLRMWTGPGDGVVVHTPTYDGFRKAVTGLGRELRGVPVGDTPALERELTRADSKVLILCSPHNPTGRVWTESELTVFAGLAAAYDVAVISDEIHADFVHPEFVPDGRRHLPWSRFGTGRWAIVTSASKSFNFPALSGSYGVIGDRDDHAEFMRRMLTAEGLASPAVLALTAHITAYREGAPWLDALNTYVAANLRMLADRLDAAFPQLAWRPPEAGYLAWIDLRPLGVDDAALQRELIEHEKVAIMPGTTYGCEGYVRLNVGCPRAKAELGTDALIRALGRLAR; encoded by the coding sequence GTGGGCTACGACTTCGACACCCCCGTCGACCGCCGCGGCACCTGGAGCGTCCAGTGGGACGGGGTCGCCGACCGTTTCGGTGTGGACGGGCTGCTCCCCTTCACCATCTCCGACATGGACTTCGCGTCCGCGCCCGAGGTGCTCGCGGCCCTGCGGTCGCGGCTCGCGCACGGTGTGCTCGGCTACACCAACTGGCGGCACGGGGACTTCCTGTCGGCGCTGCGCCACTGGTTCACCACGCGCTACGACACCGAGCTGGACACCGACCGCGTCGTGTACGCGCCGTCCGTGCTCAACCAGGTGTCGCAGCTGCTGCGGATGTGGACCGGCCCGGGCGACGGTGTGGTCGTCCACACCCCCACGTACGACGGTTTCCGCAAGGCGGTCACCGGGCTCGGCCGTGAGCTGCGCGGGGTGCCGGTGGGTGACACCCCGGCGCTGGAACGGGAGCTGACGCGCGCCGACAGCAAGGTGCTCATCCTGTGCTCGCCGCACAATCCGACGGGCCGCGTGTGGACGGAGAGCGAGCTGACCGTGTTCGCCGGGCTGGCGGCGGCGTACGACGTGGCGGTGATCAGCGACGAGATCCACGCCGACTTCGTGCACCCCGAATTCGTCCCGGACGGCCGCCGCCATCTGCCGTGGAGCCGGTTCGGCACCGGCCGCTGGGCGATCGTCACCTCGGCGTCCAAGTCCTTCAACTTCCCGGCGCTCAGCGGCTCGTACGGCGTCATCGGCGACCGGGACGACCACGCGGAGTTCATGCGCCGGATGCTGACCGCCGAGGGGCTCGCCTCACCGGCGGTTCTCGCGCTGACGGCCCACATCACCGCCTACCGCGAGGGCGCGCCGTGGCTGGACGCGCTCAACACGTACGTCGCGGCCAACCTCCGCATGCTCGCCGACCGCCTCGACGCCGCGTTTCCCCAACTGGCCTGGCGCCCGCCGGAGGCCGGTTATCTCGCCTGGATCGATCTGCGGCCCCTGGGCGTGGACGACGCCGCGCTCCAGCGCGAGCTGATCGAGCACGAGAAGGTGGCGATCATGCCGGGCACGACGTACGGCTGCGAGGGCTACGTACGGCTCAATGTGGGCTGCCCGCGCGCCAAGGCGGAACTGGGCACGGACGCGTTGATCCGTGCGCTGGGCCGGCTCGCCAGGTAG